The DNA sequence TACCAATTATGTTCTCATGGGTGGATGAAACAATCTTACCATATTGGTCAATCAGGATTATTGCTACAAGATGATGGTAGAGTGGTTTCTTATTTTTCGATAGGTACTTATTTAAATGAGTTACCGCATATTGTTGAGAGGTTCTTCCATTGACAATTATTTCAAACTTACTTCTTATGTACCCATCGGAACTGAAATTTTTAGTCCGAGTATCATTTCCTTCCATAAAAGACAAAATATGCTGCTTTTTTGATTCTGCGAGGGCTCTTAACTGCCTAAATATTTGCTCCTTTATCGTATTTCTAGCGCTGAGGTAATATACTGTTGTAATGGTAAGAATTGGTATGAGGGAAATAGAAAATGCAAAGACAAGTAATCTACCTTTAATTGATAAAAGTGGATTTATCTTATGAAATCTTATTTTGCTTCTATCCATAACTTAATTTATTATTTGGAATACTATTAAGAATTTTAGGTTTCTGCCTAAGTTTCTATCCTATCGTGTTACCGTTAATAAAGAACATAAGCTATAATTGTACAGAAATTTTTACCCGAATTGAAGTAGTTTTGTTTAAGATTAAAGAAAATTAGATAGGAAGAATTATGTGAGGAGAGATGCAAAATCTTGCATCTCTCCTCTCCCTTAAGAGACTCATACTTGAATAAGCGAGGTTTTGTGCTATAGTACATCGGTGCAGTTTTATAAGGTTAAAGCAAACACCATAATTTTTAATACATTTTGTATAGGAGAGAGAGTTATGAAGGCTGTCGTCTTTTACGAACATGGTGGAGTAGATAAATTAACCTATACCGATAGGGAGGAACCAAAGATTTCTCCCTATGAAGTATTGGTAAAGGTAAAGGCGTGCGCACTGAATCACTTGGATATCTGGGTGAGGCAAGGTTTGCCCGGGGCAGAGATCCCTATGCCACATATCCCGGGTAGTGATATTGTCGGCGAAGTTGCTGAGGTAGGAATGGAGGTCAAGAAATTCAGACTAGGCGATAAGGTACTTATTGCCCCTGGTGTCCGTTGCAGAAAGTGTGTATATTGTATTACGAATAATGACAGCATGTGTAGTAGTTTTAAGATAATGGGATTTCAAGTACAGGGAGGTTATGCGGAATTTGCCAAGGCACATGTGGATAATATCATCCCTGTTTCCGATAAACATTCCTTTGAGGAATGGGCAGCCATTCCTTTAGTGTTTTTAACAGCCTGGCATATGCTTATTACACGGGGACAACTGAAACCGGGAGAGAATGTATTGATCCATGCTGCCGGCAGTGGCATTGGCAGCGCTGCTATTCAGATAGCCCGTGTAGCTGGCGCCCGGATAATTGCCACAGCCCGCGGGAAGGAAAAATTGGAAAAAGCAAAACAGATAGGCGCTGACGAGGTTATAGACTATTCGAAAGACGATTATGGAGAAAGAGTAAGGTCAGTAACTAATAACAAGGGGGTAGATCTTATTTTCGAGCATATTGGTCCCGATACCTGGGAAAAGAATTTGCAGTGCCTTACCAAGGGAGGGCGAATGGTGGTGTGCGGGGCAACAAGCGGCCCTACCACAACGATAGATATCCGGTTTTTATATATGAAACAGCATACTGTTCTTGGCTGCTATATGGGTAGTAAAAAGGAGCTTTTTGATGTATTGAATCTTGTAGAACTTGGGAAGTTAAGACCTGTTATCGATACCGTATTTCCGCTCAAAGATGCCGCTGCAGCACAGCAAAGAATGCTGAACAGGGAAAATTTCGGAAAGATTGTATTAAAAGTTTAATGTATAAGAATTTCAAAGTTTACAATCTAATTTCAATGTATAGGAATTTCAAAGC is a window from the Candidatus Jettenia sp. genome containing:
- a CDS encoding zinc-binding dehydrogenase encodes the protein MKAVVFYEHGGVDKLTYTDREEPKISPYEVLVKVKACALNHLDIWVRQGLPGAEIPMPHIPGSDIVGEVAEVGMEVKKFRLGDKVLIAPGVRCRKCVYCITNNDSMCSSFKIMGFQVQGGYAEFAKAHVDNIIPVSDKHSFEEWAAIPLVFLTAWHMLITRGQLKPGENVLIHAAGSGIGSAAIQIARVAGARIIATARGKEKLEKAKQIGADEVIDYSKDDYGERVRSVTNNKGVDLIFEHIGPDTWEKNLQCLTKGGRMVVCGATSGPTTTIDIRFLYMKQHTVLGCYMGSKKELFDVLNLVELGKLRPVIDTVFPLKDAAAAQQRMLNRENFGKIVLKV